A window of Parasteatoda tepidariorum isolate YZ-2023 unplaced genomic scaffold, CAS_Ptep_4.0 HiC_scaffold_6765, whole genome shotgun sequence genomic DNA:
tttattgGAAAAAGCGTCCTTTTGTATCAAACGATAAATTGCTTTTTCAGCTCTTTCAATTTCGGACACAGATAGGTTTTCTGAggaatttctttctatttttcttgagtttttataaaatcgGAAAATCCAGGCAATCATTCTAACAATCTTCTTATAAGAcgagaaatatttatagtacCAATCGTGACCCTCATCTTCGTTATCAATCAGAGTAAGTATAGATTtcctcttttctttatttagaacATCTTCATCGGGTTGTTCTTCTGCATGAGGCCATTCTTTTTCTGGTAGATAAAGCCATGTGGGACCCTCCCACCATCTTGATTCCAATAACTGCTCAAAAGAACATCCACGGGAAGGCAGGTCTGCTGGGTTGTACTTTCCTGGTACGTGCCTCCAATCAGAAATTTTCGTTAAAGTTCTTATTTCCTGGACTCTATTGTGAACAAATGTTCCCCACGCTTGATCTCTTCTTATCCATCCTAGAGCTGTGGATGAGTCACTCCagaatattgttttacaatactCAAGTCTTAAGTCTGTTAAGATGCTTTTAGCAAGTCTGGCTCCAATCAGACATGATAGGAGTTCTAATCGTGGTATTGTCATTTCTTTAATCGGTGCAACTCGACTTCTAGCATTTACTAGCTGTACTTGAACACCTTCTTTATTTTCAGTTCTCAAAAATGCACAAGTGGCGAAAGCTTGTTTACTCGCATCAGAAAAAACATGTAGTGTTGTAGTGTATTCATTTTGGTAGTCTATATTGAGCCAACGAGGGATTTCTATTTTCGGTAGTAAATCCAATTTCTTAATCCAAGTGCTGAATTGTTTACTCAAATTTGAAGGAAGTTGTTGATcccactttattttttaacagaactGTCAGTAATCCAGGGCAAAGAAACTTCATACCTTCCGGTATTGTCTCGTTTTACAGTTtctaagaaatgtttttgagtCTCTTCTTCTAACAtacttttagttttgttttcctcaCTAGAAATGCCTATTGTGTCTAAACGCCATAATTCCGACAATTTCGCGTCAGAAACATGTAAAGATAAGGAGAGGCCTGAAAATGTGCTATCCAAAATATCAGTGTCACTTCTTTTCCCCATTAACGTCCAGCCTATCTTAGTCTCAAATGCTGCTATGCCAACATCTGGGAAATGCTCTATTCTTTCAGTGAACAGCTGTGCAACATTATCTGCCCCCAAAAGTATATGAATTTCATCCCGGCTATCTTGGAACAAACATCGATTTTCATTTTCCTGAATGTCACTTAAAATTATCcctttatttcttaaaagacccattaaattttcatcttgAACCCTTGGGACAGAAGA
This region includes:
- the LOC122273682 gene encoding uncharacterized protein; this encodes MGLLRNKGIILSDIQENENRCLFQDSRDEIHILLGADNVAQLFTERIEHFPDVGIAAFETKIGWTLMGKRSDTDILDSTFSGLSLSLHVSDAKLSELWRLDTIGISSEENKTKSMLEEETQKHFLETVKRDNTGSTWIKKLDLLPKIEIPRWLNIDYQNEYTTTLHVFSDASKQAFATCAFLRTENKEGVQVQLVNARSRVAPIKEMTIPRLELLSCLIGARLAKSILTDLRLEYCKTIFWSDSSTALGWIRRDQAWGTFVHNRVQEIRTLTKISDWRHVPGKYNPADLPSRGCSFEQLLESRWWEGPTWLYLPEKEWPHAEEQPDEDVLNKEKRKSILTLIDNEDEGHDWYYKYFSSYKKIVRMIAWIFRFYKNSRKIERNSSENLSVSEIERAEKAIYRLIQKDAFSNKTDLNFRTLRTIETEEGIFRVKTNIIQRKDKECFLYPVLLPSNHPVVHRLIIEKHIEHQHAGVTTLMSLLRENFWILKSRKTIRNIIRKCIICQRFDKRKLEVLPGIPPEDRVRDAAVFEVIGIDLAGPLFLRDGSKSWIVLLTCAIYRALHLELITSLSTEAFIQSLRRFISRRGRPFIIYSDNGTNFLGTQRALMNIDWQTVQNMTTAQKIRWRFNPPSAARWGGWWERLVRMVKQVLRKVLGHAALNYEELNTIXTSKNLPLRKFK